A stretch of DNA from Brevibacillus ruminantium:
GCCGAATATCATGATTGGAAGCGCTGTCCCGGAATTGGACTTCATGGCGTTTCTGTTTAATCTGGCTCCTGTTATCATCATTATCATGATCGCTACTGTTTTTTGCTTAACCCTGATCTATCGGAAAGAGCTGAAGACTACACCGGAATTGCAGGCAAAAATCATGAACCTGAATGAAAAGGACGAAATTACGGACGCCAAGCTCCTGAAGAAGTCTTTATCGGTACTTGCATTGACTATCGTCGGTTTTATGTTGCACGGTGCTCTTCACCTCGAATCAGCAACGATTGCCCTCACAGGTGCCTTCCTGCTGCTGTTGATCACGGGTGAGCATTACCTCGAAGAGGCGATCAGCAAGGTAGAGTGGACAACCATCTTCTTCTTCGTGGGACTTTTCGTACTCGTCTCGGGTCTGGTAGAAACGGGCGTGATTGCAAGGCTGGCTGAAGGAGCAATCCATTTGACCGGCGGAGATGCCATGAAAACCTCGTTCCTGATCTTGTGGCTCAGTGCCATTGCTTCCGCGTTTATCGACAACATTCCGTTTGTCGCCACCATGATCCCGATGATCAAGGAGATGGGGGCTCTTGGTATCACAAATCTGGAACCGCTTTGGTGGAGCCTCGCTCTGGGCGCCTGCCTCGGTGGAAACGGCACGCTCATCGGTGCCAGCGCCAACGTCATCGTAGCTGGTCTGGCTGCGAAGGAAGGCCACCACATTACCTTCA
This window harbors:
- a CDS encoding ArsB/NhaD family transporter, translating into MTTQAIVAIGIFLITYAFIISEKLHRTIVAMFGGILMILFGVVSQEQAVHHIDFNTLGLLIGMMILVAITAQTGVFKYMAIRAAKAANGNPLRILIYLSIITATASAFLDNVTTVLLIVPVTFSIARQLQVNPLPYLISEIISSNVGGTATLIGDPPNIMIGSAVPELDFMAFLFNLAPVIIIIMIATVFCLTLIYRKELKTTPELQAKIMNLNEKDEITDAKLLKKSLSVLALTIVGFMLHGALHLESATIALTGAFLLLLITGEHYLEEAISKVEWTTIFFFVGLFVLVSGLVETGVIARLAEGAIHLTGGDAMKTSFLILWLSAIASAFIDNIPFVATMIPMIKEMGALGITNLEPLWWSLALGACLGGNGTLIGASANVIVAGLAAKEGHHITFIGFLKIAFPLMIMSIVLSHLYVFLRYFL